A segment of the Serratia fonticola genome:
TACCATCGTGGTCGGCGTAGGCTCCGGTGGCACTTTGAGGGGATTAAGCCATTATTTTGCCGACGTGTCCCCGCAAACCGAATTTGTGCTCGCCGATCCCACAGGTTCGATCTTGGCGGGCTATCTGGATAACGGACAGATCGGCGAGGCGGGCAGTTGGTTAGTCGAAGGGATTGGCGAAGATTTTATCCCGCCACTCAGCGATTTTAATCAGGTACGTCATGCTTATCGTATTGATGATGCCGAAGCCTTTTCCACCGCGCGCGATCTGCTGCGTAAGGAAGGCGTTCTGGCGGGTTCATCAACCGGCACACTGCTGGCTGCCGCGCTGCGCTACTGCCGTGCACAGACGGAAACCAAACGCGTGGTGACCTTTGTCTGCGACAGCGGCAACAAATACCTGTCAAAAATGTTCAATGACCACTGGATGCTGGAGCAAGGGCTGTTAAGCAAGCCTCGGCACGGTGATTTACGCGATCTGATCGCCTATCGCTTTGATGAAGGCGCAGCAGTATCGGTAACGCCAGAAGATACCCTTGCCGTCGCCCACGCCCGCATGCGGCTGTACGACATTTCGCAGTTGCCGGTGCTGGAGGACGATCGGGTCGTGGGGTTAGTCGACGAATGGGATCTGCTGAACAGCGTACAGGCTGATGCCCACCCATTCAGCCTGCCCGTCAAACACGCAATGACCACCAGAGTGAAAACGCTGCCAAAGGAAGCCAGCTATCAGGATGTGTTAGACACCTTCAGCCAGGGGCACGTTGCCGTGATCCTGGATGGCGATCGCTTCCTCGGCCTGATCACCCGCACTGACGTGCTTAACGCCTGGCGCCAGAAATTACGTTAATAAGGATCTTTACCATGCCCAAGTTTGATACGTTAACCGTGCATGCAGGCTATACCCCGGATGCTATCGGTGCAGTCATGCCAGCCATTTATGCCACTTCCACCTATGCCCAACCCGCACCAGGGGAACATACCGGCTATGAATATTCCCGTAGCGGCAACCCGACCCGAACCGCGTTGGAAACGGCCATTGCCGAACTGGAAGGCGGTAGCCGCGGCTTTGCCTTCGCCTCCGGTTTGGCGGCCTGTTCAACCGTATTGGAATTGCTCGATCAGGGTAGCCATCTGGTTGCCGTAGACGATCTATATGGTGGTACCTATCGCCTTTTGGAAAAGGTACGTAGCCGTAGCGCGGGTCTACGAGTGACTTACGTTGCTCCCGGTGACCTCGAGGCACTGGAGCAGGCGATAGAGCCAGATACCAAAATGGTCTGGGTGGAAACGCCAACCAATCCGCTGTTGAAACTGGCCGATCTGAGCGCGATTGCCTCTCTCGCTAAAAAACAGGGGTTGATCAGCGTAGCAGATAACACATTTGCGTCTCCTTATCTGCAACGCCCACTGGAGTTGGGGTTCGACATTGTGGTGCATTCAGCAACTAAATACCTTAATGGTCATTCCGATGTGGTTGCTGGCGTAGCCGCCGTAGGGACCAATTCCGGGCTGGCGGAACAGTTGGCGTTCCTGCATAACGCGGTGGGCGGCATTCTGGATCCCTTTAGCAGTTTTCTGACGTTGCGCGGCATCCGTACCTTGGCATTACGCATGGAACGGCACAGCAACAGCGCACTGCGGATCGCACAATGGCTGGAAAGCCAGCCACAGGTGGACGCCGTTTACTATCCGGGCCTGGCAAGCCATCCCCAGCACGCCCTGGCTGCCAGACAGATGCACAGTTTTGGCGGTATGATTTCCGTTCGTCTGAAGGGTGACGAAGCCTACGCACGTCAGGTGATCAAACAATCGCGGCTGTTCACCCTGGCCGAAAGCCTGGGCGGCGTGGAAAGCCTGATCAGCCAGCCCTTCAGCATGACACATGCCTCAATCCCACTGGAACAACGGTTAAAAACCGGCATTACGCCACAACTGCTACGCCTATCGGTAGGAATTGAAGATACCGAGGATTTGATTGCCGATCTGCAACAAGCCTTGGCGGGTTAAGCCACTTTTCAGCAGAGGAAACTCGGTTCGAGCTTCCTCTGTTTCTTCGGCCTACTGCTGTTCTTCGCTGCTGAGAATCGGGCCACTATAAAGACCGGCATTATCTTCAGATCTGTCGCGGGCTCTCATAGCCCCCAGCCTTTATGCCAGAACCCAATAACGTTGAGTGCCTGGTTATGCAAAGCTTCAACAAACTGTCGCCGCACTGTCATCAACGTTTCTTATGCTCTGCACAATTTTATCCCTGTCACTGGCTGGTGCTTGACGGTATCGCTATGCTGTTCGGACCGCCACATCGTTCTTTGCCGGAGAAATATTGATGGACTTAGCCCTGTTCGACCTGGATGAAACCCTGATTGATGATGACAGCGCCAGTCTGTGGATCCGTTGGCTGGTCTCAGAAGGGTTTGCGCCTGCAGAGCTGGCACAGCAGGAACAACTGTTGATGCAGTCTTACTATCAGGGAAAGTTGTCTATGGAGGATTATATGCGGGCAACCCTGGCCCCGCTGGTGGGGCTAAATACGCAAACCGTTGCCGGTTGGGTACAGCGTTACATTCGCCGGGATATTCTGCCACGCGTCTATCCACAAGCACGCGAACGCCTGTTATGGCATCGTGAACGCGGTGACTGCATCCTGGTGATTTCCGCCACTGGTGAACACCTGGTTGCCCCTATTGCCGAACAGTTGGGGGCTGACGCGGCGCTGGCCATAGGCGTAGAAGTGGCCGAGGGGCGTTTTACTGGTAATACTTATGGCACCATGACTTACCAGCAGGGCAAGGTCATCCGTTTGCAGCAATGGTTGCACCAGCATCCTGAGCTGGAATTTGCCCATAGCCACGGCTACAGTGACTCCATTAACGATAAAGCAATGCTGGCCTACGTCGACAGCGCAACCGTGATCAACCCCGATAGCGATCTTGCCGCTCTGGCCATGCAACAGGGTTGGGAAGTGTGTCGTTGGGAGCGCTGATGCCTTTAGAGGTGACAAAGGCCGCTTTCTAGCGTAGGTATTAAGGCGACTTTTATCAAACTCGTGAAGGGGCGTTCTATGTTGACCATTTGGGGCCGTGAAAACTCGAACAACGTCAGAAAAGCACTTTGGTGTGCCACCGAGCTGGGGCTTAATTTCACCCATATCAACGCAGGGGGCGCTTATGGGAAAGTTAACGAACAACCCTATCGTTCGCTCAACCCCAACGGTCTGGTACCGCTGTTACAAGACGGCGACTTCGTACTATGGGAATCCAATACCATCGTCCGTTATCTGGCGGCAAAATTTGGTCAATCGCCGTTTTTTCCGCAAGATCTGCAAGCCCGTGCAGCAGCAGAAAAATGGAT
Coding sequences within it:
- a CDS encoding HAD family phosphatase, which translates into the protein MDLALFDLDETLIDDDSASLWIRWLVSEGFAPAELAQQEQLLMQSYYQGKLSMEDYMRATLAPLVGLNTQTVAGWVQRYIRRDILPRVYPQARERLLWHRERGDCILVISATGEHLVAPIAEQLGADAALAIGVEVAEGRFTGNTYGTMTYQQGKVIRLQQWLHQHPELEFAHSHGYSDSINDKAMLAYVDSATVINPDSDLAALAMQQGWEVCRWER
- a CDS encoding pyridoxal-phosphate dependent enzyme, which produces MAIADSILPLIGHTPILELTQFDTGPCRLFVKLENQNPGGSIKDRVALSMIEQAERDGHLKPGGTIIEATAGNTGLGLALVAALKGYKLTLVVPDKMSREKIFHLRALGAEVLLTRSDVGKGHPAYYQDYAKRLAQESPGAFYIDQFNNPANPAAHRQTTAPELWQQMEQQIDTIVVGVGSGGTLRGLSHYFADVSPQTEFVLADPTGSILAGYLDNGQIGEAGSWLVEGIGEDFIPPLSDFNQVRHAYRIDDAEAFSTARDLLRKEGVLAGSSTGTLLAAALRYCRAQTETKRVVTFVCDSGNKYLSKMFNDHWMLEQGLLSKPRHGDLRDLIAYRFDEGAAVSVTPEDTLAVAHARMRLYDISQLPVLEDDRVVGLVDEWDLLNSVQADAHPFSLPVKHAMTTRVKTLPKEASYQDVLDTFSQGHVAVILDGDRFLGLITRTDVLNAWRQKLR
- a CDS encoding PLP-dependent aspartate aminotransferase family protein produces the protein MPKFDTLTVHAGYTPDAIGAVMPAIYATSTYAQPAPGEHTGYEYSRSGNPTRTALETAIAELEGGSRGFAFASGLAACSTVLELLDQGSHLVAVDDLYGGTYRLLEKVRSRSAGLRVTYVAPGDLEALEQAIEPDTKMVWVETPTNPLLKLADLSAIASLAKKQGLISVADNTFASPYLQRPLELGFDIVVHSATKYLNGHSDVVAGVAAVGTNSGLAEQLAFLHNAVGGILDPFSSFLTLRGIRTLALRMERHSNSALRIAQWLESQPQVDAVYYPGLASHPQHALAARQMHSFGGMISVRLKGDEAYARQVIKQSRLFTLAESLGGVESLISQPFSMTHASIPLEQRLKTGITPQLLRLSVGIEDTEDLIADLQQALAG